The following proteins come from a genomic window of Gemmatimonas sp.:
- a CDS encoding multicopper oxidase domain-containing protein, whose translation GRGDFARDTMYQPGARRMGVTELMQGFTTATITWVPERPGNWLFHCHLVQHMAPLHGLLPDTPSATHATHAAPAGGSAHDPRDHMAGMVMGIHVRGRDVHRAESAVAPQRRLDLFVQSRDSALARGLRGYGFVLGDPAAPPPRDSIRRPGAPIVLVRGARVAIRVHNRLAKPLAVHWHGMEIESWFDGVGGSSGAGRSVRPPIAPGDSFVVRLTAARAGTFIYHTHDEAGSELSTGLYGALIVEEPNAPRDTTRDHVIVMGLLGDAATGSLAINGRTDGAPLTLSPGTHRLRFVSIPVDEQIRVAFVRDSTVQRWRSLATDGAELPAAQQVQSAARRTVSAGQTFDVEVTIPVDAPTNYALRFTTVWYPTDARGAQPAPVLRVPIVVRPP comes from the coding sequence CGGCCGCGGCGACTTCGCGCGCGACACCATGTACCAGCCGGGCGCGCGGCGCATGGGCGTGACGGAGCTCATGCAGGGCTTCACCACCGCGACGATCACCTGGGTCCCCGAGCGCCCGGGCAACTGGCTGTTCCACTGCCACCTGGTCCAGCACATGGCGCCGTTGCACGGGCTGCTGCCCGATACGCCGTCGGCGACGCACGCGACCCACGCTGCACCGGCGGGCGGCAGCGCGCACGATCCGCGCGACCACATGGCCGGCATGGTGATGGGCATCCACGTGCGCGGCCGTGACGTGCACCGCGCCGAATCGGCGGTGGCGCCGCAACGCCGCCTCGACCTGTTCGTGCAGTCGCGTGACTCGGCGCTCGCGAGGGGCCTGCGCGGCTACGGCTTCGTGCTCGGCGACCCGGCCGCGCCGCCGCCGCGCGACTCCATCCGCCGGCCCGGTGCGCCGATCGTGCTCGTACGGGGCGCACGTGTCGCCATCAGGGTGCACAACCGACTCGCGAAGCCGCTCGCGGTGCACTGGCACGGCATGGAAATCGAGAGTTGGTTCGATGGCGTGGGCGGCTCGAGCGGTGCCGGTCGCAGCGTGCGGCCGCCCATCGCACCAGGGGACTCATTCGTCGTGCGACTGACGGCCGCCCGGGCCGGCACGTTCATCTACCACACGCACGACGAAGCCGGCAGCGAACTCTCGACGGGCTTGTACGGAGCGCTGATCGTGGAGGAGCCCAACGCGCCGCGCGATACGACGCGGGATCACGTGATCGTGATGGGGTTACTGGGCGATGCCGCGACTGGATCGTTGGCGATCAATGGACGCACGGACGGAGCGCCGCTCACGCTCTCACCCGGAACGCACCGGCTCCGGTTCGTGAGCATACCGGTCGACGAGCAGATTCGCGTGGCGTTCGTGCGGGATTCGACGGTGCAGCGGTGGCGTTCGCTGGCGACCGATGGCGCCGAATTGCCGGCGGCGCAGCAAGTGCAGAGCGCGGCGCGGCGCACGGTGAGTGCCGGCCAGACGTTCGACGTGGAGGTTACGATCCCCGTCGATGCGCCGACCAACTACGCCCTGCGCTTCACGACCGTGTGGTATCCGACTGACGCGCGCGGAGCGCAACCCGCGCCGGTACTGCGCGTGCCGATCGTCGTGCGGCCACCGTGA